A window of Rhododendron vialii isolate Sample 1 chromosome 13a, ASM3025357v1 contains these coding sequences:
- the LOC131315053 gene encoding cell wall / vacuolar inhibitor of fructosidase 2-like, translating into MSPTSGFFFLLPLTLCLSLHPHLNSAATNNAAPAAAPATLDNSTKNATSSLIEKACSGSRNKAFCLSVLKSDPGSKTADLKGLAFIALQAASKNATKTSVKIQLWLNDTEAEPALDDALRACDQAYIDVVDQIGDSVNALVSGANGDVQTWMKAAVADIDTCDVGVKGLTVTHAVELTKKNRALRQLCNTALGIVRVLAHS; encoded by the coding sequence atgaGTCCCACATCaggtttcttttttctcttacCTCTCACCCTCTGCCTCTCCCTCCACCCCCACCTCAACTCGGCGGCCACAAACAATGCCGCCCCCGCCGCCGCCCCCGCCACTCTAGACAATTCCACAAAAAATGCCACCAGCAGCCTCATCGAAAAGGCCTGCAGCGGGTCACGCAACAAGGCCTTTTGCCTTTCGGTTCTAAAATCCGACCCGGGCAGCAAGACTGCCGACTTAAAAGGCTTGGCATTCATAGCCCTCCAGGCCGCGTCCAAAAATGCCACCAAGACTTCGGTGAAGATCCAATTGTGGCTCAACGACACGGAAGCAGAGCCCGCGTTGGACGACGCACTCAGGGCTTGTGACCAGGCGTATATTGACGTGGTGGACCAGATCGGGGATTCGGTCAACGCTTTGGTCTCGGGCGCAAATGGCGACGTGCAGACTTGGATGAAGGCGGCGGTGGCCGATATCGACACATGCGACGTCGGTGTCAAGGGGCTGACGGTGACCCACGCTGTGGAGCTCACCAAAAAGAACCGTGCTCTCCGCCAGTTATGTAATACTGCTCTGGGGATCGTTCGCGTTTTGGCCCATAGTTGA
- the LOC131315041 gene encoding probable pectinesterase/pectinesterase inhibitor 41 yields MASNLFFSEFSSFTLSLLLLIFCLSSSLSSADVVLPPSPSPSPSPSTPVSTGTICSYTLDPSFCRSQLPKNNSANLYDYGRLSFRKSLSSASKFLKLILRYLKHPSSLTPSAIAALTDCKYLASRNLDFLSTSFQTVSNTSCSPLDVSTADYVQTLLSGILTNTQTCLDGLQATASAWTTVGEGIYAPLANNTKLFSMSLALFTKGWVPEHKNRTAKHVHKRHLPLRNGTYPFKMSSHHKAIFESTSGRKLLQTSSDDGQVLVNNMVTVSQDGGQNFITVSEAVAAAPNNTNGSTGYFLIYVTAGVYYEYVTIPENTKYVMMIGDGINQTVITGNHSVADGWTTFNSATLIVEGEGFVAVGISFRNTAGAIKAQAVAVRTSADLSSFYSCSFEAYQDTLYAHSLRQFYQECDIYGTVDFIFGNAAVVFQDCNIYPRQPLKGQSNTITAQGRTDPNQNTGTSIQNATITPAADLASSNFTVQTYLGRPWKLYSTAVFMQSYMGGLINPAGWLEWSGDFALNTSYYAEFGNTGPGSNTAERVTWPCYHIITAAQAANFTVANFLVGDGWLPETGVPYTDGLE; encoded by the exons ATGGCTTCCAACCTATTCTTTTCTGAGTTTTCTTCcttcaccctctctctcctcctactGATCTTCTGCCtctcatcttctctctcctccgccGATGtcgtactccctccatctccatctccgtCTCCATCTCCATCCACCCCTGTCTCAACCGGTACCATTTGCAGCTACACTCTTGACCCTTCCTTCTGCAGATCTCAGCTCCCCAAAAACAACTCGGCCAATCTCTACGACTACGGCCGCCTCTCCTTCCGTAAATCCTTATCCTCCGCTAGTAAGTTCCTCAAACTAATCCTAAGATACCTCAAACACCCTTCCTCCCTAACACCCTCCGCTATCGCCGCGCTAACCGACTGCAAATACCTCGCTTCCCGCAACCTGGATTTTCTCTCGACTTCTTTCCAAACAGTCTCCAACACTTCTTGCAGTCCCCTCGATGTTTCGACAGCTGATTACGTCCAGACACTCCTGAGCGGCATCTTAACAAACACCCAGACCTGTCTGGACGGGCTCCAGGCCACGGCTTCGGCCTGGACTACCGTGGGAGAGGGCATCTACGCCCCTCTCGCAAATAACACGAAACTGTTTAGTATGTCTCTGGCGCTTTTCACAAAAGGGTGGGTTCCGGAACACAAAAACCGAACGGCGAAGCATGTGCACAAAAGGCATCTACCGCTGCGTAATGGTACGTATCCTTTCAAAATGTCGAGCCATCACAAGGCGATTTTCGAATCCACAAGTGGGAGGAAACTGCTGCAAACGTCGAGCGACGATGGGCAGGTTCTGGTGAATAATATGGTGACTGTGAGCCAAGACGGTGGTCAGAATTTCATAACCGTTAGCGAGGCGGTGGCAGCGGCTCCGAATAATACTAACGGCAGCACTGGGTATTTCTTGATATACGTTACGGCCGGAGTTTATTATGAGTACGTGACGATTCCGGAGAACACCAAGTATGTGATGATGATTGGTGATGGAATCAATCAGACGGTGATCACGGGAAACCACAGTGTTGCTGATGGGTGGACCACTTTCAATTCTGCAACCCTTA TCGTGGAGGGAGAAGGATTTGTTGCAGTGGGCATATCATTCCGCAACACTGCCGGAGCAATCAAGGCACAAGCCGTGGCCGTCCGAACCAGCGCCGATTTGTCTTCCTTCTATAGCTGCAGCTTCGAAGCATATCAGGACACTCTGTATGCCCATTCCCTCAGGCAATTCTACCAAGAATGCGATATCTACGGCACGGTAGATTTCATATTCGGCAACGCAGCTGTCGTGTTCCAAGACTGCAACATCTACCCGCGGCAGCCATTGAAGGGGCAGTCCAACACCATTACTGCCCAAGGCCGAACGGACCCGAACCAGAACACAGGCACTTCAATCCAGAATGCTACCATCACGCCAGCCGCTGACTTGGCTTCGTCCAATTTTACTGTCCAGACATATCTGGGTAGGCCCTGGAAGTTGTATTCCACGGCCGTTTTTATGCAATCTTATATGGGCGGATTAATCAACCCGGCGGGTTGGTTGGAATGGAGCGGAGATTTCGCCCTGAATACATCGTACTATGCCGAGTTTGGCAACACGGGGCCTGGATCGAACACGGCTGAGAGAGTAACATGGCCTTGTTACCACATTATTACCGCGGCACAAGCCGCTAATTTCACCGTGGCTAATTTCTTAGTTGGGGACGGCTGGTTACCCGAAACAGGAGTGCCTTACACTGATGGGTTAGAATGA
- the LOC131315042 gene encoding probable pectinesterase/pectinesterase inhibitor 41 has product MTNSNQFFFSLFILSLLLLSFSSNSLSSSADVPPSSPVSTGTICSYTPYPSFCRTQLPKNNSANVYDCGRLSVRKSLSSARKFLALINKYLSHSSSLTPAAVAALNDCELLASLNLDYLSSSLQTVSNTSSSPLNVLKADDTQTLLSGILTNTQTCLDGLQATASAWSSRNGIYAPLANDTKLFSVSLALFTKGWVPKNKKGTLKHGTKKHLPVVNGTLPLKMSGHHKAIYESMRGRKLLQSSSSDGAVLVSDMVVVSPDGSQNFTTISDAVAAAPNNTNGSTGYFLIYVKAGVYEEYVSIPKNKKYLMMIGDGINQTIITGNHSFVDGWTTFNSATFAVVGLGFVAVDMTFRNTAGAIKHQAVAVRNGADLSTFYSCSFEAYQDTLYAHSLRQFYRECDIYGTVDFIFGNAAAVFQDCNMYPRLPLQGQFNAITAQGRTDPNQNTGTSIQNATIKATDDLAAANFTVQTFLGRPWKLNSRTVYLQSYMDGLIDPAGWHPWDGDFALNTSYYAEFDNRGPGSDTSNRVTWPGYHIISATDAANFTVSNFLVGDSWLPQTGVSYTDGLV; this is encoded by the exons ATGACTAATTCCAACcaattcttcttctctctcttcattctctctctcctcctgcTCTCCTTCTCATctaattctctctcctcctccgcGGATGTCCCTCCATCCAGTCCTGTCTCAACCGGTACCATTTGTAGTTACACTCCTTACCCTTCCTTCTGCAGAACCCAGCTCCCCAAAAACAACTCAGCTAACGTCTACGACTGCGGCCGCCTCTCCGTCCGTAAATCCTTGTCCTCCGCTAGGAAATTCCTCGCTCTGATCAACAAGTACCTCAGCCACTCTTCCTCTTTGACACCTGCAGCCGTTGCCGCCCTCAACGACTGCGAGCTCCTCGCCTCGCTCAACTTGGATTACCTCTCAAGTTCTCTCCAAACAGTCTCCAACACTTCTTCCAGTCCTCTCAATGTTTTGAAAGCCGATGATACACAAACACTTCTCAGCGGCATCTTAACAAACACCCAGACCTGTTTGGACGGGCTCCAAGCCACGGCTTCGGCTTGGAGCTCGAGAAATGGCATTTACGCCCCTCTCGCAAACGATACAAAGTTGTTTAGTGTGTCTTTAGCGCTTTTCACAAAAGGGTGGGTTccgaaaaacaaaaaggggacGTTAAAGCATGGAACTAAGAAACATCTACCGGTAGTCAATGGTACACTGCCATTGAAAATGTCTGGCCATCATAAGGCGATTTACGAGTCGATGAGAGGGAGGAAACTGCTGCAATCGTCGAGCAGTGATGGGGCGGTTTTGGTGAGTGATATGGTGGTTGTGAGCCCTGATGGGAGTCAGAACTTCACAACCATCAGTGACGCGGTGGCCGCGGCCCCGAATAATACTAACGGCAGCACTggttattttttgatatatgtCAAAGCCGGGGTGTATGAGGAGTACGTGTCGATTCCGAAGAACAAGAAGTATTTGATGATGATTGGTGATGGGATCAATCAGACAATTATCACCGGCAACCATAGTTTTGTTGATGGGTGGACCACTTTCAATTCTGCTACCTTTG CTGTGGTTGGACTTGGATTTGTAGCAGTGGACATGACATTCCGCAACACTGCCGGAGCGATCAAGCACCAAGCCGTGGCCGTTCGAAACGGCGCCGATTTGTCCACGTTCTACAGCTGCAGCTTCGAAGCATACCAGGACACCCTCTACGCCCATTCCCTCAGGCAGTTCTACAGAGAATGCGACATCTACGGCACAGTGGATTTCATATTTGGCAACGCCGCGGCCGTGTTCCAAGACTGCAACATGTACCCACGGCTCCCACTACAGGGGCAGTTCAACGCCATCACAGCACAAGGCCGAACAGACCCGAACCAGAACACCGGTACTTCGATCCAGAATGCTACTATCAAGGCCACCGATGACTTGGCCGCGGCCAATTTTACTGTCCAGACATTTTTGGGTAGGCCGTGGAAGTTGAATTCGAGGACAGTCTATTTGCAATCTTATATGGACGGATTGATTGACCCAGCGGGTTGGCATCCATGGGACGGAGATTTTGCCCTGAACACGTCGTACTATGCCGAGTTTGATAACAGAGGGCCGGGATCGGACACGAGTAATAGAGTTACATGGCCTGGTTACCACATTATTAGCGCGACGGATGCGGCCAATTTCACCGTGTCTAATTTCTTAGTCGGGGATAGCTGGTTACCCCAGACAGGAGTGTCATACACTGATGGGTTAGTATAA
- the LOC131315052 gene encoding RING-H2 finger protein ATL5-like, which yields MDSNNSLTHSVSTNHHYANNGKLLLIISLLALVAICILTALFHSYAGWARHRRDSRSHRGPRPDSLAFNSGPTVSTPAKEGLERSVLDSIPTFSYDAASQDTPVECAVCLSEFVDKELGRVLPNCNHGFHIGCIDMWLYSRSNCPLCRAPVTPVKNPVGDVTSVGETSGSDYGLSSSSSSLLRKPPELAGIIVEVPTINLAGLRRFE from the coding sequence atggattCTAACAATTCACTAACGCACTCTGTATCGACAAACCACCACTACGCTAACAACGGAAAACTACTGCTGATAATTTCACTACTCGCTCTTGTTGCAATCTGCATCCTCACAGCCTTATTCCACTCCTACGCCGGTTGGGCTCGCCACCGCCGCGACTCTCGGTCCCACCGCGGCCCACGGCCCGACTCCCTCGCCTTCAACTCTGGGCCCACCGTAAGTACACCTGCCAAGGAAGGGCTGGAACGGTCCGTCCTCGACTCCATCCCCACGTTCTCATACGACGCCGCATCGCAAGACACTCCGGTAGAATGCGCCGTGTGCCTATCCGAGTTCGTGGACAAGGAGTTAGGTCGGGTCCTACCCAATTGCAACCACGGCTTTCACATAGGTTGCATTGACATGTGGTTATATTCTCGCTCTAACTGCCCACTCTGCAGAGCCCCGGTTACGCCTGTCAAAAACCCGGTTGGCGATGTCACTTCGGTGGGCGAAACGTCCGGTTCGGATTATGGtttgtcatcttcttcttcttctttgctaAGGAAGCCACCGGAGTTGGCTGGGATAATCGTCGAGGTTCCGACGATAAACCTGGCCGGATTGAGAAGATTCGAGTAG